One genomic region from Melioribacteraceae bacterium encodes:
- a CDS encoding tetratricopeptide repeat protein, whose product MLNSLLKIIHAARISKSKFLFLLLSLQSFSLIVAQSADNYSGYFSVENRLRFGNFLYNEKDYLRALEEFREVLLSKDNDTVRYKFADCFYNIGRFKEAADNFKGLFFNSDFEEESRLAFFKSLFFERDFKEFRLTAVQGNYHTEKYSREIDRLYYISHLIDNSVLPDTSLFYKVFPDSDKTVIKEFYSRKKSPAYKSPVTAALLSGFLPGLGKIYTGEVSDGITSMIATGILTFLAIDNFKHKHNFRAWLFTGLATFSYAGTIYGSAASAQIYNAGVQFNFDSDVKFFFEKRNYYLPEKIFNE is encoded by the coding sequence TTGTTAAATAGTTTATTAAAAATTATTCATGCTGCCCGGATTTCTAAAAGCAAATTTCTCTTTTTGTTGCTTAGCCTTCAATCCTTCTCTTTAATTGTTGCACAATCTGCAGACAATTATTCCGGTTATTTCTCTGTTGAAAACCGGTTGAGATTCGGCAATTTTCTCTATAACGAAAAAGATTATTTGAGAGCCCTCGAAGAATTCAGGGAAGTTCTGTTGTCGAAGGATAACGATACGGTCCGTTATAAATTTGCCGACTGTTTTTATAATATCGGAAGGTTCAAAGAAGCCGCCGATAATTTTAAAGGACTCTTTTTTAATTCAGATTTTGAGGAAGAATCAAGACTGGCTTTCTTCAAATCACTCTTTTTTGAAAGGGACTTTAAGGAATTCCGGCTGACGGCTGTTCAAGGAAATTATCACACTGAAAAGTATTCACGCGAAATAGACCGGCTCTATTACATTTCTCACCTGATCGATAATTCTGTTTTACCGGACACTTCACTATTTTATAAAGTCTTTCCCGATTCGGATAAAACTGTAATTAAAGAATTTTATTCCAGGAAAAAATCCCCTGCGTATAAAAGTCCGGTTACAGCAGCGCTCCTTTCCGGATTTCTTCCGGGACTAGGCAAGATATATACCGGAGAAGTAAGTGACGGAATTACATCCATGATTGCCACTGGAATTCTTACATTCCTTGCCATCGACAATTTTAAACACAAGCATAACTTCCGTGCCTGGCTCTTCACCGGCCTGGCTACTTTTTCATATGCCGGAACAATTTATGGCTCTGCAGCTTCAGCCCAGATTTATAATGCGGGCGTTCAATTCAATTTTGATTCTGATGTTAAGTTCTTTTTCGAAAAAAGAAATTATTATCTGCCGGAAAAAATTTTTAATGAATAA
- the rlmN gene encoding 23S rRNA (adenine(2503)-C(2))-methyltransferase RlmN, with product MKKEDKKAVLKGMTLSELKEYFLSIGESKYRAEQLFNWVYNRVSFDFNEMQNFPKTLRTRLESTALIKTLEPVAVQDSPSTGTKKYLYSTSDNRKIESVLIPEGERNTLCISTQVGCPLDCKFCATGLMGYKRNLSSGEIVDQYLLTAKEAGKQAITNIVYMGMGEPLLNFDNTVKSVEIFTHELTKGLSRKRITISTAGIPNKIIEIAELGLRIKLALSLHSCFDDIRSQIMPINKKYSLKENIEALKFYTKKTKTRATFEYTMLKGINDRDEDIKAIVKLCSQLPSKINIIPFNSIRHMNPGGISAELEPTSLDNILKFADKLRGHNITVLVRETQGDDIAAACGQLAVSMN from the coding sequence ATGAAAAAGGAAGATAAGAAAGCGGTATTAAAGGGGATGACTCTTTCCGAGCTGAAAGAATATTTTCTTTCGATCGGAGAGTCCAAATACCGGGCCGAACAGCTCTTCAACTGGGTCTATAACAGGGTTTCATTCGATTTCAATGAGATGCAGAATTTCCCTAAGACTTTAAGAACCCGGCTCGAATCAACTGCTCTTATTAAGACCTTGGAACCGGTCGCGGTACAGGATTCGCCTTCCACAGGGACAAAAAAATATCTTTATTCAACATCCGACAACCGGAAAATTGAATCGGTACTGATTCCCGAAGGCGAGCGGAACACACTTTGCATTTCAACGCAGGTGGGATGCCCACTTGATTGTAAATTCTGCGCAACCGGATTAATGGGATACAAACGGAATCTGAGTTCAGGCGAAATTGTAGATCAATATCTGTTAACTGCAAAGGAAGCCGGTAAACAAGCAATTACAAACATTGTCTATATGGGGATGGGTGAACCTCTTTTAAATTTTGATAACACTGTTAAGTCGGTAGAAATTTTCACTCATGAACTTACAAAAGGATTAAGCAGGAAAAGGATCACAATTTCCACGGCAGGTATTCCGAATAAGATAATCGAGATTGCTGAATTGGGTTTGCGTATCAAACTGGCACTGTCTCTTCATTCGTGTTTTGATGATATCCGTTCACAGATAATGCCTATCAATAAAAAATACTCGCTTAAAGAAAATATTGAAGCGCTGAAATTCTATACAAAGAAGACAAAGACTAGAGCTACATTCGAATACACCATGTTGAAGGGAATAAACGACCGGGATGAGGACATAAAAGCAATAGTAAAACTATGCAGCCAGTTACCTTCCAAAATCAATATCATCCCGTTCAACAGTATCAGGCATATGAATCCCGGCGGAATTTCAGCGGAGTTAGAACCGACCAGCTTAGATAATATCCTGAAATTTGCCGATAAACTCCGGGGCCACAACATAACAGTATTGGTAAGAGAAACTCAGGGTGATGACATAGCAGCTGCATGCGGGCAGCTTGCAGTAAGCATGAATTAA
- a CDS encoding DUF4249 family protein, whose protein sequence is MFNRYKYLVLVSSALLIFSCGENSVEIGENTYLPKIVIEGYLYPGQKVENIRITRNFPLNTTPDLRLLFLSDAEVRITDLQSFREYKLVYNPQKFSYEYNGSDLIIDYEKSYRLDVKATVDNKLLSAASVTKVPAKGFRIIDEESNLDSLKYRQRNSNGNIEQFKIVFSPSPGNPFYSLSIVALDAKPDNFIYDNAYFEIKPEDLLKDFDRYRYQSKWLQNVKSDEPKIEYKIEWLDTWFYGNYRVITYAGDENYRLFFLTYRNVQEFDGNFHEPRINIDGDGIGVFCSVIADTVYFKVLK, encoded by the coding sequence ATGTTTAATAGATATAAATATTTAGTTCTGGTTTCTTCTGCACTGTTAATTTTCTCATGCGGAGAAAACAGTGTTGAGATTGGTGAAAATACTTATCTGCCTAAAATTGTGATTGAAGGATACCTTTACCCCGGACAGAAAGTAGAGAACATCAGGATTACCAGAAATTTTCCTCTCAATACCACTCCCGATCTTAGATTACTTTTTCTTTCCGATGCCGAAGTTAGGATTACCGATCTTCAGAGTTTCAGAGAATACAAACTGGTATACAACCCGCAGAAATTTTCCTATGAGTATAACGGGTCTGATTTGATTATCGATTATGAAAAATCCTACAGGCTGGATGTTAAAGCTACTGTCGATAATAAATTATTATCTGCAGCTTCTGTTACAAAAGTACCTGCGAAGGGATTCAGAATTATAGATGAGGAATCGAATCTCGATTCATTAAAATACCGGCAGCGCAATTCAAACGGTAATATTGAACAGTTTAAGATTGTATTCTCTCCATCGCCCGGGAATCCATTTTACAGTCTTTCAATTGTTGCGCTCGACGCGAAGCCTGATAATTTCATTTACGACAATGCCTATTTCGAAATAAAGCCCGAAGATTTATTAAAAGATTTCGACCGTTACAGATATCAGTCTAAATGGCTTCAGAATGTCAAATCGGATGAACCAAAAATTGAATATAAGATCGAATGGCTGGACACCTGGTTCTACGGCAATTACCGGGTTATCACATATGCCGGTGATGAAAACTACCGGCTCTTTTTTCTTACATACAGGAATGTACAGGAATTCGACGGAAATTTTCATGAGCCCAGAATAAACATTGATGGTGACGGGATCGGAGTTTTCTGTTCCGTTATTGCCGACACAGTCTACTTTAAGGTGCTTAAATAA
- a CDS encoding TonB-dependent receptor, translating to MTSLNKTNRIHALLAFFLFLFILNSNSSAQSNGEATINGFVYDSSNGEALIGANIFIKEINTGASSNVSGYFVITNLKPGTFEIVVSYVGFRTFSQSVTLKSNEDKRIDVYLAPDIIMGEEVIVTGDSVRTIERLFNKPVSRIDLSPVQLGKVPQAVESDLLRTLQSLPGIVPVSDFSSAIYVRGGTPDQNLFLLDGTDVYNPEHAFGLFSTFNMDAIKKVEVYKGGFSAEYGGRLSSVINVTNNDGNRNNFEGKVSLSLLSLNTTLQTPLGNIGSLSGSLRRTYFDQTLAKVIDDIPDYYFLDGNLKAFFDLSPTNKLSVSFYGGIDDLNFVLDKERPESFGFEYVWGNQTGSINWRSIITPKLFGNFWITGSRFFSDFDFDDVDFYEENLIRDVTLKGALEYFYSDHWKFKFGFEQKNVSGSLKQGFTGGRVDVSKHRILYSLYFTTDWRPNPLWDIEAGIRAEYFDSDTDYKNIDPRLTIKYRLTETSSLKFSSGLFHQYANRIPRLFFVSIWTSADEYVKGSSASHFILGYQREIARNIEFEVEAYYKNYTNIYSYNPTFLADITPESYTEDNLPLFSTTKGLFNEGKGKSYGVEFLLRKDIGAITGWAAYSLAGTEFSIERINKGIPFAPRHDRTHAINIVANFDLNNFLNELNRKPFITSDKKWSLGLNFTFFSGQPITLPASVYFINQFPDWEPNSRSLAIYPSGINEFRLPYYSRLDLSLTYEINYGGWILSPYLQIFNLLNRKNVWFIEYKNEIKGGVIKQEINNVTMFPILPSIGVNIKF from the coding sequence ATGACGTCTCTTAACAAAACAAATAGAATACACGCTCTTCTCGCGTTTTTTCTATTTCTATTTATACTCAATTCAAATTCTTCTGCTCAGTCGAACGGTGAAGCCACAATAAACGGATTTGTGTACGATTCATCGAATGGCGAAGCGCTAATCGGGGCGAATATTTTCATCAAAGAAATAAATACCGGCGCAAGCAGTAATGTTAGCGGATACTTTGTAATAACCAATCTGAAACCGGGTACTTTCGAAATTGTGGTAAGTTATGTCGGGTTTAGAACCTTTTCACAATCAGTTACATTGAAATCAAACGAGGATAAAAGGATTGATGTGTATCTGGCACCCGACATAATAATGGGAGAGGAAGTAATTGTAACCGGGGATTCCGTAAGAACAATTGAGAGACTATTTAACAAACCGGTCTCAAGAATCGATCTTTCTCCGGTCCAGCTCGGCAAAGTACCTCAGGCAGTTGAGTCGGACCTTTTAAGAACGCTTCAATCCCTTCCGGGGATTGTACCGGTATCGGATTTCTCCTCAGCCATTTATGTACGTGGAGGGACTCCGGATCAGAACCTGTTTCTTCTGGACGGAACTGATGTTTACAATCCAGAGCATGCTTTCGGACTCTTTTCAACGTTCAATATGGATGCGATAAAAAAAGTTGAGGTATACAAAGGCGGATTCAGCGCGGAGTACGGCGGAAGATTATCCTCGGTAATAAATGTAACGAACAACGACGGCAACCGGAACAACTTTGAAGGGAAAGTTTCCTTGAGTCTTCTCTCGTTAAATACAACGCTTCAAACTCCCTTGGGAAATATTGGATCGCTGTCCGGTTCACTCAGAAGAACATATTTCGATCAAACCCTTGCAAAGGTTATTGATGATATACCCGATTATTATTTCCTGGATGGAAATCTGAAAGCATTTTTCGACTTAAGTCCCACCAACAAGCTAAGCGTCAGTTTTTACGGTGGTATAGACGACCTGAATTTCGTTCTCGACAAAGAGCGTCCCGAGTCTTTCGGATTCGAATATGTATGGGGCAATCAGACAGGAAGCATAAACTGGAGATCGATTATTACACCTAAACTCTTCGGCAATTTCTGGATTACAGGAAGCAGATTTTTCTCGGATTTCGATTTCGACGATGTCGACTTTTATGAAGAGAATTTAATCCGGGATGTTACTCTAAAGGGAGCACTGGAATATTTTTACAGCGATCACTGGAAATTCAAATTCGGATTCGAACAGAAAAACGTAAGCGGGAGTCTTAAACAGGGTTTTACCGGCGGCAGGGTAGACGTTTCCAAACACAGGATTCTCTACTCACTCTACTTTACCACAGACTGGCGTCCGAATCCGCTCTGGGATATCGAAGCGGGTATTAGGGCCGAGTATTTTGATTCGGATACGGATTACAAAAACATTGATCCCCGGTTAACAATTAAATACAGATTAACAGAAACAAGCAGTTTGAAATTCTCTTCCGGACTTTTCCATCAGTATGCAAATCGCATCCCGCGGCTCTTTTTTGTAAGCATCTGGACAAGTGCCGATGAATATGTGAAAGGGTCCTCTGCTTCCCATTTTATTCTCGGGTATCAGAGGGAAATTGCCCGGAATATAGAATTCGAGGTCGAAGCGTATTATAAGAATTATACCAACATTTATTCGTACAATCCTACATTTCTTGCCGATATAACACCGGAAAGTTATACTGAAGATAATCTGCCGTTATTCAGTACAACGAAAGGACTTTTTAATGAAGGGAAAGGGAAATCTTACGGAGTTGAGTTTCTATTACGAAAGGATATCGGGGCAATTACAGGATGGGCTGCTTATTCCTTAGCAGGTACAGAGTTTTCGATTGAAAGGATCAATAAAGGAATTCCTTTCGCGCCTAGACACGATAGAACACACGCGATTAATATAGTTGCCAATTTTGACTTGAACAACTTCTTGAATGAATTAAACAGAAAACCATTCATTACATCCGACAAGAAATGGAGTCTGGGACTGAATTTTACTTTCTTCTCTGGTCAGCCAATAACACTTCCCGCGTCGGTTTATTTTATAAACCAGTTTCCAGATTGGGAACCGAATTCAAGAAGTCTGGCAATATATCCCTCCGGAATTAATGAGTTCCGGCTTCCCTATTATTCAAGATTAGACCTGAGTCTTACATACGAAATTAATTACGGCGGATGGATTCTTTCACCCTATCTGCAGATATTCAATCTGCTTAACCGGAAAAATGTCTGGTTCATTGAATACAAGAATGAAATAAAAGGCGGTGTAATTAAACAGGAAATTAATAATGTCACAATGTTTCCAATTCTGCCCAGTATCGGCGTAAATATTAAATTCTAG
- a CDS encoding acyl-CoA dehydrogenase translates to MKFEFTEEQLMIQQTAREFAELEIAPSSIERDKKAEFPSEIVKKLGELGFLGMMVSPEYDGAGLDTISYVLAMIEISKVDASVGVIMSVNNSLVCYGLEKWGSDYLKETYLKPLARGDKLGAFALSEPEAGSDATKQNTSAHKEGDLWAINGMKNWITNGISADYFLVVAQTDKEKAHHGITTFLVEKGTPGFGHGVKEDKLGIRSSDTCSLTFENCKVPEKNIVWEAGKGFNFAMNTLNGGRIGIAAQACGIAEGALEASRKYARVRKAFGTEIANLQAIQFKLADMAVKVEAAKLLTLEAAALKDAGKKYVKEAAMAKLYASKIAVDCALEAIQIHGGYGYVREYLVERFLRDAKITEIYEGTSEIQRVVIARELLKD, encoded by the coding sequence ATGAAATTTGAATTTACAGAAGAACAATTGATGATTCAGCAGACGGCCCGCGAATTTGCCGAATTGGAAATCGCTCCTTCTTCTATAGAGAGAGATAAAAAAGCCGAATTCCCTTCCGAAATTGTAAAAAAACTCGGCGAACTTGGATTCCTCGGAATGATGGTTTCTCCTGAGTACGACGGTGCTGGACTTGATACAATAAGTTATGTTCTAGCTATGATTGAAATTTCTAAGGTCGATGCAAGTGTTGGTGTTATTATGTCCGTAAATAATTCACTGGTCTGCTACGGACTCGAAAAATGGGGTTCCGATTATTTAAAGGAGACTTATTTAAAACCTCTTGCACGCGGAGATAAGCTCGGAGCTTTTGCCCTCTCGGAACCGGAAGCCGGAAGCGATGCTACTAAACAGAATACTTCTGCTCATAAAGAAGGTGATCTGTGGGCGATTAATGGTATGAAAAACTGGATCACAAATGGAATCAGCGCAGATTATTTTCTTGTTGTCGCTCAAACCGATAAAGAAAAAGCGCACCACGGAATTACTACGTTCCTTGTTGAAAAAGGGACTCCCGGATTCGGCCACGGCGTTAAAGAGGATAAACTCGGTATCAGAAGCAGCGATACATGTTCACTTACTTTCGAGAATTGTAAAGTCCCCGAGAAAAATATTGTCTGGGAAGCAGGCAAAGGTTTTAATTTTGCTATGAATACTCTGAACGGTGGCAGGATCGGTATTGCGGCGCAAGCATGCGGAATTGCCGAAGGTGCTCTTGAAGCTTCCAGAAAATATGCCCGCGTCCGAAAAGCTTTCGGAACTGAAATTGCTAATCTTCAGGCAATTCAGTTCAAACTTGCGGACATGGCTGTTAAAGTTGAGGCAGCTAAACTTCTTACACTCGAAGCAGCAGCACTAAAAGATGCAGGTAAAAAATATGTGAAAGAAGCTGCGATGGCTAAACTGTATGCGTCTAAAATTGCTGTGGATTGTGCCCTTGAAGCAATCCAGATTCACGGCGGTTACGGATATGTGAGGGAATATCTGGTGGAAAGATTTTTAAGGGATGCTAAAATCACCGAAATCTATGAAGGAACTTCGGAAATTCAGAGAGTTGTTATTGCCCGAGAATTATTAAAGGATTAA
- the yidD gene encoding membrane protein insertion efficiency factor YidD: MNRLFNKTVLLILIFNVISFSQTDWVKWVGREVQYQIVSKYELDTDKSNYGTGSKFLSAVRSVYSFLISDLDGDNCPFYPSCSHFFVESVNEAGMIKGSLMFADRFIRDLNFFKGSSNYPVHISGKFYDSSSNYTLNSEKIIYNPGGLLVK, from the coding sequence TTGAACCGTTTATTCAATAAAACAGTATTACTGATTTTGATCTTTAACGTCATCAGTTTCTCCCAAACCGATTGGGTGAAATGGGTGGGGCGTGAAGTACAGTATCAGATTGTAAGTAAGTACGAGCTTGATACCGATAAATCTAACTACGGGACAGGTTCTAAGTTTTTATCCGCAGTTAGAAGTGTTTATTCGTTTTTGATCTCGGATCTGGACGGAGATAATTGCCCTTTCTATCCATCATGTTCACATTTCTTTGTTGAATCGGTAAATGAAGCCGGAATGATTAAAGGTTCATTGATGTTTGCCGACAGGTTTATAAGGGACCTGAATTTTTTCAAGGGAAGTAGTAATTATCCTGTTCATATATCAGGAAAGTTTTACGATTCCTCTTCTAATTACACTCTCAATTCCGAAAAGATTATTTATAATCCGGGTGGACTTCTTGTTAAATAG